In Phyllopteryx taeniolatus isolate TA_2022b chromosome 8, UOR_Ptae_1.2, whole genome shotgun sequence, one genomic interval encodes:
- the prx gene encoding neuroblast differentiation-associated protein AHNAK isoform X4 — protein MYSDREDDDGHVCSASRDQAVKDKKRSPPSSRPPVGPQRNPHHCASAEEHDSPERAEQKEKLHAELKQVLSQKRSQLRVSTCRLTQPEMDPEPSIEQTEQSTAEAAEPPVEIVVETEAEAGASGYSVTGGGERGIFIKDVLKDSPAAKHLSLQQGDQLLSAKVYFDNVRYEDALKILQCAEPYKVSFLVKRTVHGEEICVRPRLPSVDVKGPKAKMAKMSVKAIKPFKAKKKRGGRFGLKRLKEKRREELVIEGTPPRLEMTNVDVEFCLPTFKHGRSGHLEAEGGTAVKAKRKIRFPRMKTKGQNGGKEESRGMEAKVKVSPAEIPRAKVKTKGKAPKFGINFPKSKDAKSGSVELRKPDVNIPSPSLEFSFPAGKGVDVEMEGVSLNSPDVRFALPSGKAHTSLPAGKGKVEIKAPKLEVRGGDAEVTTGNVDIETGKGDGKLRMPKLKLPKMRLSRHSDEIDDDKMKVKAEGDIGVPTVEMKGGSGIVLPEAHVTKGGISGNVPSIQMPSVDISLPKVKGTSGMDVKTATKKPGIECPVPDVELHVGRIPDEVEGTFKGPEISMPALDISLPKIKSSDLDAEGRGSGEKFRLPSVEVGIDMSHYMGGDGKFTLPNLNVSQSQKVDLKRPDVAGGFKLPSVDPTLLKGKDVDLDLPDVDISLPTVSLPGAGVKLKGPELMGGKLERPDIDVSIHKGKLEGGVELDGPDIKGGKLKMPTLDVSLPKVNLPEGGVKLKGPEFKGGKMEIADIGVSLSKAEADFDIEGPDIKGGKFKMPTFDVSLPKVNLPEGGVKLKDPKLRGGKMELPDLDVSLPKGRFEGGVELEGPDVKGRKFKMPTFDVSLPKGSLPEGTVKLKGPELKGKVEIPDIDVSIPNVEGHFDIEGPDVKGGKFKIPTFDVCLPKVNLPESGVELKGPELKGKVEIPDVDVSIRNVEGHFDIEGPDVNGGKLKMPKLDISFSKVNIPEGSVKLKGPELKRGKMEMPDLSLPKGKFEGGVELEGPDVKGGDFKMPTFDVSLPKGSRKEDGVKLKGPELEGWKIEMPDLDMSFPQRKAEGETGIEGHVGMGGKFQMPSVDLSLPKMKTKGPEINIEGPEFKGGKVTAPTVDVSLPKVEGDLDLESPHLKVGTFKMPTFDVSLPKVHFPEGGVKVTGPELKGGKMEMPDIDVSLPKGQFEGGNELEGPNVKGGKFKIPTLDVSLPKVNLTEGGIKLKGPQLNRGKMKFPDVDLSLPEGKSEGGVEFEGPDVKGGNFKMPTLDVSLPKVNLPKFDLNVETPDVKGKIEMPCVDILVPKGKVEGDLNLEGPDVKGGKFKVPTFDVSLPKVNLPEGGVKLKGTDLKGGKIEIPDVDVSLPKVEGDFNIEGHDVKGGKYKVPKFNVSLPKVNLPEGNVKLKGPELERRKIEMPDLDISFPKGKAEGKLGLEGHVGKGGKFHMPAVDLSLPKMKTKGPEINIEGPEFKGGRFTAPTVDVSPPKVEGHLDLEGPDIKGGKFKMPTIDVSLPKVNLPEGGGKIKGPELKGGKIEIPDIDVSLPKGKVKGGVDLEGPEIKGGQFKMPTFDASLPKVNLPEGGVKLKVPEFEGQEIEMPDVDISFPKGKVEGKMGIEGHVGKGGKFQMPSVDLSLPKMKTKGPEINIEGPDVKGGKVTIPRVDVSLPKVEGDLDLEGSDVKGRTFKIPTFDVSLPNVSLPECGVKLKGPEQKGGKMEIPDIDVSLPRGNIEGGFDVEGPHVKVQNVKGGKFKMPKFDVSLPKVNLPEGDVKLKGPELEGRKIEMPDLDISLPKGKAGGEMSKGGKFHMPSVDISLPKMKTKGPEINIETPDIKGGKVTIPTVDVSLPKVEGDLVLGGPDVKGAKFKMPTFNVSLPKVSLPEGGVKVKGPELKGGNMEIPDISISLPKGKVEDGVDLEGPDVKGGKLKIPSLDVSLPKVNLPKGDPILEAPKFKGKMEMPSVDISLPKGKVEGDIDIAGADVKGGKFKLPTFDVSLPKVSLPEGGVKVKGPELKGGKIEIPDVDVLLPKVEGDFDIKGLDAKGGKFKMPTLDISLPKVNLPEGGAKIRGPEFSGEKINMPDFHMSLPEGKAEGEIGIEGHSAKGGKFHMPFVDISLPKSKIKGPGITIEGPDVKGTKVTMPTVDVSTPKIEGDLDIEGPDVKGGNIKMPTLDVSLPKVNLPEGGVKLKGPELKGKMEILDVDVSLPKVEGGEGPDVKGGRFKMPKLDVSFPKVSLPEGGVKLKGPTLKGGKMQVTDIDVSRPKGKVEGGVELEGPDFKGGKFKMPSLDVSLPNVRLPEGGIKIKGPDLGGRKTDLTDVDVALPKGKVEGEMGIEGHLSKGGKFHMPSVDISIPKIKTKGPEINIEGPDGKGGKVTEPTVDVSILKVSLPGGGLKLKGQELKGGKMEIPDIDVSLPKAEGDFDVVGPQVKGGKFKIPTFDVSLPKVNLPEGGIKLKGPELKGGRMEIPDIDVSLPKGKAEGAVELKGPDVKGGKFKIPTFDVSLPKVNLPEGGIKLKGPELKGGKMEIPDIDVSLPKVEGDLDIEGPDVKGRKFKMPTLDVSLPKVNLPEGGVKLKGPDFGGGKIDMPDIDMSLPKGKFEGQTGIEGHLDRGGKFHMPSVDICLPKMKATGPEINIEGPDVKGVKLTMPTVDVSIPKAEGDLDIEVPDVKAGKFKMPTFDVSVPKVNLPEGGLKLKGPELKGKMEIPDVDVLLPKVEGDINIEGSYVKGGRFKMPKLDVSLPKVNLPEGGVKLKGPTLKGGKMQVPDIDVSLPKGKVEGGVELEVTDMKGGKFKMPSLDVSLPNINLPEGGITIKGPDLEGRKIDMPDIDVSFPNDKAGAEIGIEGGGKFHMPSVDICLPKMKTKGPEIDIEAPDIKGRKVTMPTVDVSLPKIKSPEVDVSLEGPDVKGGKVTIPAMARMTGESAGSGSLKRGTVKLPTVDISAPKVDLDFGLTKPKGDDVEVALLKAEGSRPSSGGSFDLPNVSLKVPSFTLPRFSGKSKAGHLEASGQSCEGDISLRAPSMELGLDSKDQGKKAKLKKPSFGISKTDADVSVSCPELDVNLKKGGIDIPKPDTNVDVEGKGRFHAPDITIKLPKFSMPGFVSKDGTLGRPSSDREAQAKAKMPSVELSLPATKTPEMEVLLPKAEVDVSEGDIRTYEGDLKIPKRPVIDVSAPKVDLAVPLESSYEREGTKFKVPDLDLSRLKGKISRMPKSKSSKIEAPEVKLKMQSIDISIPKAPDVDLHGDGRVDFNMPHANIDLPEATTPKTDISIPKDKVGLHVKGEHSGLKLKMPRLDIQGPKGDLELDLRFRRGEGRMEVSDLETNSKVKGPKVKGTKFNIGMPKKKNGGGVKVEQDIEIIQPGIYGPTSSSHNGHKEVNINVQMPSVTLPSVSVTSKQGSAECGLPSSSSTVPRIPDIDFDIGTAQDEDEDKLGKKIKIPKFGVPLPSLSSPEGRMEICGPQLKYEGPKVPKVKKAVFVLVNPPQTDDVTLNTGDAKVKIPTLQTKSIETSVDTPGMSACASSLRSADLTLKPEGPSSRFHFEKEASPHKGAAASAKVKLPKVEFTSPYGKKTAGHANLEMTTRLDTPSFSGEDPKGLQIKPGKVSFEGFVESSSKEVVSQHSRTERLDGDSSGSPAGFTMEFSSMKVRTWGEGDTKGEPQGRESPPWFKVPKFTLKPHSTGFLQITPEGSPRAQRRGELGGEADVSGSFCPHASDVTASDVSSPVGGGSVTMVTKTTRTTRRATSAATPAGDSAVTAHPPSDL, from the exons ATGT ACTCTGACAGAGAAGACGACGACGGCCATGTTTGCAGCGCCAGCAGAGATCAAGCC GTGAAAGATAAGAAGCGGTCTCCCCCTTCCAGCAGACCCCCCGTTGGCCCACAACGCAACCCTCACCACTGCGCCTCTGCAGAGGAACACGACAGTCCCGAGAGAGCG GAGCAAAAGGAGAAGCTCCATGCAGAGTTGAAGCAGGTGCTGAGTCAAAAGAGAAGTCAACTGAGAGTGTCCACCTGCCGACTGACCCAACCGGAAATGGACCCGGAACCTTCTATCGAGCAGACA GAGCAGAGCACGGCGGAAGCCGCCGAGCCTCCGGTGGAAATTGTGGTGGAGACGGAGGCGGAGGCTGGAGCTAGCGGCTACAGCGTGACCGGCGGCGGAGAGCGAGGCATCTTCATCAAAGACGTGCTCAAAGACTCGCCGGCCGCCAAACATCTCAGCCTGCAACAAG GTGACCAGCTGCTAAGCGCCAAGGTCTACTTCGACAACGTGCGCTATGAAGACGCTCTGAAGATCCTCCAGTGCGCCGAGCCCTACAAAGTAAGCTTCCTGGTCAAGAGGACTGTCCACGGGGAGGAGATCTGCGTGCGGCCCCGCCTGCCCAGTGTGGACGTCAAAGGCCCCAAGgccaaaatggccaaaatg AGCGTGAAGGCCATCAAGCCGTTCAAGGCGAAGAAGAAGCGAGGCGGTCGCTTCGGTCTGAAGAGGCTAAAAGAGAAGCGGCGCGAGGAGCTGGTGATCGAGGGAACGCCACCCCGGCTGGAAATGACCAATGTGGACGTGGAATTTTGCCTCCCCACGTTCAAACACGGGCGGAGCGGCCACCTGGAGGCAGAAGGGGGCACTGCGGTGAAGGCAAAGAGGAAAATCAG GTTTCCTCGGATGAAGACAAAAGgtcaaaatggaggaaaagaggaaagcagaggaatggaAGCAAAGGTGAAGGTGTCCCCGGCTGAGATTCCCAGAGCCAAAGTAAAAACCAAAGGAAAAGCCCCCAAGTTTGGAATCAACTTCCCCAAGAGCAAGGACGCTAAGTCGGGATCGGTGGAGCTGAGGAAGCCGGACGTAAATATCCCATCGCCATCTTTGGAGTTCAGTTTCCCTGCTGGGAAAGGCGTGGATGTGGAGATGGAGGGAGTATCATTGAATTCCCCGGATGTGAGGTTTGCCCTCCCCTCTGGCAAAGCACACACGTCTCTACCAGCAGGTAAGGGAAAGGTGGAAATAAAAGCTCCGAAACTTGAAGTAAGAGGGGGCGATGCCGAAGTCACTACGGGAAACGTTGACATCGAAACAGGCAAAGGCGATGGAAAACTGCGAATGCCAAAGTTGAAACTTCCCAAAATGAGACTCTCACGTCATTCGGATGAGATTGATGATGACAAAATGAAGGTCAAAGCAGAAGGAGACATCGGCGTTCCAACGGTGGAAATGAAAGGAGGAAGTGGTATTGTTCTCCCTGAAGCACATGTCACCAAAGGAGGCATCTCAGGAAATGTTCCATCCATTCAAATGCCTTCTGTTGACATCTCTTTACCCAAAGTCAAAGGAACATCAGGCATGGATGTAAAGACAGCAACGAAGAAGCCTGGAATAGAGTGTCCTGTGCCGGACGTGGAGCTGCATGTTGGGAGAATTCCTGATGAGGTGGAGGGCACGTTTAAAGGACCAGAAATTTCCATGCCTGCACTTGATATCTCTTTACCAAAGATCAAATCCTCTGATCTGGATGCTGAAGGGAGAGGAAGTGGAGAGAAATTCCGTCTTCCTTCCGTTGAGGTTGGAATAGACATGAGCCATTACATGGGTGGAGATGGGAAGTTCACCTTACCGAATTTGAATGTATCCCAATCACAAAAAGTTGATCTGAAACGACCAGATGTTGCAGGAGGATTCAAGTTACCCAGTGTGGACCCGACGCTTCTCAAAGGCAAAGACGTGGACCTGGATCTGCCGGACGTTGACATTTCTTTGCCAACAGTGAGTCTTCCAGGGGCTGGTGTCAAACTAAAAGGTCCAGAACTCATGGGAGGGAAGTTGGAAAGGCCAGATATTGATGTTTCAATTCACAAAGGAAAACTTGAAGGTGGTGTTGAGCTTGACGGCCCCGACATCAAAGGAGGAAAGTTGAAAATGCCAACGTTGGATGTTTCTTTACCAAAGGTCAATCTTCCAGAGGGTGGTGTCAAACTAAAAGGCCCAGAATTCAAGGGGGGGAAGATGGAAATTGCAGACATTGGTGTCTCACTTTCCAAGGCTGAGGCAGATTTTGACATTGAAGGCCCTGACATAAAAGGAGGAAAATTCAAAATGCCAACGTTTGATGTTTCTTTACCGAAAGTTAATCTTCCAGaggggggtgtcaaactaaaagATCCAAAACTCAGGGGTGGGAAGATGGAACTGCCAGACCTTGATGTCTCACTTCCCAAAGGAAGATTTGAAGGTGGCGTTGAGCTTGAAGGCCCCGACGTCAAAGGACGAAAGTTCAAAATGCCAACATTTGATGTTTCTTTACCAAAAGGCAGTCTTCCAGAGggtactgtcaaactaaaaggTCCAGAACTCAAAGGAAAGGTAGAAATTCCGGACATTGATGTCTCAATTCCAAACGTTGAGGGACATTTTGACATTGAAGGCCCTGATGTAAAAGGAGGAAAGTTCAAAATACCAACATTTGATGTTTGTTTGCCAAAAGTCAATCTTCCAGAGAGTGGTGTCGAACTAAAAGGTCCAGAACTCAAAGGAAAGGTAGAAATTCCAGATGTCGATGTCTCAATTCGAAACGTTGAGGGACATTTTGACATTGAAGGCCCTGACGTAAATGGAGGAAAGCTCAAAATGCCAAAATTGGATATTTCTTTCTCAAAAGTCAACATTCCAGAGGGTAGTGTCAAGCTAAAAGGTCCAGAACTCAAGAGAGGGAAGATGGAAATGCCAGACCTTTCACTTCCCAAAGGAAAATTTGAAGGTGGCGTTGAGCTTGAGGGCCCTGATGTCAAAGGAGGAGACTTCAAAATGCCAACATTTGATGTTTCTTTACCAAAAGGCAGTCGTAAAGAGGACGGTGTCAAACTAAAAGGTCCAGAACTGGAGGGATGGAAGATTGAGATGCCAGATCTAGATATGTCCTTCCCGCAAAGAAAAGCTGAAGGAGAGACTGGAATTGAAGGGCATGTTGGCATGGGAGGAAAGTTTCAAATGCCCTCTGTTGATCTTTCTCttcctaaaatgaaaacaaaaggtcCAGAGATCAATATTGAAGGTCCTGAATTTAAAGGTGGAAAAGTCACCGCCCCAACTGTGGATGTTTCCCTTCCCAAAGTTGAAGGCGACCTGGACCTTGAAAGCCCTCATCTTAAAGTAGGAACATTTAAAATGCCAACATTTGATGTTTCTTTAcccaaagtacattttccagaGGGTGGTGTTAAAGTAACAGGTCCAGAACTCAAGGGAGGAAAGATGGAAATGCCAGACATCGATGTCTCACTTCCCAAAGGACAATTTGAAGGTGGCAATGAGCTTGAAGGCCCTAATGTCAAAGGAGGAAAGTTCAAAATACCTACATTAGATGTTTCCTTACCAAAAGTCAATCTTACAGAGGGTGGTATCAAACTAAAAGGTCCACAACTCAACAGAGGGAAGATGAAATTTCCAGACGTTGATCTCTCACTTCCGGAAGGAAAATCTGAAGGTGGTGTTGAGTTTGAAGGCCCTGACGTCAAAGGAGGAAACTTCAAAATGCCAACATTGGATGTTTCCTTACCAAAAGTAAACCTCCCAAAGTTTGATCTCAATGTGGAAACACCAGATGTAAAAGGAAAAATTGAAATGCCATGTGTGGATATTTTGGTTCCAAAAGGAAAAGTTGAAGGTGACCTGAATCTTGAAGGCCCTGATGTCAAAGGAGGAAAGTTCAAAGTGCCAACATTTGATGTTTCTTTACCAAAAGTCAATCTTCCAGAGGGTGGTGTCAAATTAAAAGGCACAGACCTGAAGGGAGGAAAAATAGAAATTCCAGACGTCGATGTCTCACTTCCAAAGGTTGAGGGAGATTTCAACATTGAAGGCCATGATGTCAAAGGAGGAAAATATAAAGTACCAAAATTCAATGTTTCTTTACCAAAAGTAAATCTTCCAGAGGGCAATGTCAAACTAAAAGGTCCAGAACTTGAAAGACGGAAGATTGAGATGCCAGACTTAGATATTTCATTCCCTAAAGGAAAAGCAGAAGGAAAACTAGGACTTGAAGGGCATGTTGGCAAGGGAGGAAAGTTTCACATGCCCGCTGTTGATCTTTCTCttcctaaaatgaaaacaaaaggtcCAGAGATCAATATTGAAGGTCCTGAATTTAAAGGTGGAAGATTTACCGCCCCAACTGTGGATGTTTCCCCTCCCAAAGTTGAAGGTCACCTGGATCTTGAAGGCCCTGATATTAAAGGAGGAAAGTTTAAAATGCCAACAATAGATGTTTCGCTACCCAAAGTCAATCTTCCAGAGGGTGGTGGTAAAATAAAAGGTCCAGAACTCAAAGGTGGAAAGATAGAAATACCAGACATTGATGTCTCACTTCCCAAAGGAAAAGTTAAGGGTGGTGTTGATCTTGAGGGCCCTGAGATCAAAGGAGGACAATTCAAAATGCCAACATTTGATGCTTCTTTACCCAAAGTAAATCTTCCAGAGGGTGGGGTCAAACTAAAAGTTCCAGAATTTGAGGGACAGGAGATTGAGATGCCAGACGTAGATATTTCATTCCCTAAAGGAAAAGTTGAAGGAAAAATGGGAATTGAAGGGCATGTTGGCAAGGGAGGAAAGTTTCAAATGCCCTCCGTTGATCTTTCTCttcctaaaatgaaaacaaaaggtcCAGAGATCAATATTGAAGGTCCTGATGTTAAAGGTGGGAAAGTCACCATCCCAAGAGTTGATGTTTCTCTCCCCAAAGTTGAAGGAGACTTGGATCTTGAAGGCTCTGATGTCAAAGGAAGAACGTTCAAAATCCCAACATTTGATGTTTCTTTACCAAATGTCAGTCTTCCAGAGTGTGGTGTTAAACTAAAAGGTCCAGAACAAAAGGGAGGAAAGATGGAAATTCCAGACATTGACGTCTCACTTCCCAGAGGAAACATTGAAGGGGGTTTTGATGTTGAAGGCCCTCATGTCAAAGTTCAAAATGTTAAAGGAGGAAAGTTTAAAATGCCAAAATTTGATGTTTCTTTACCAAAGGTAAACCTTCCAGAAGGCGATGTCAAACTAAAAGGTCCAGAACTTGAGGGACGGAAGATTGAGATGCCAGACTTAGATATTTCACTCCCTAAAGGAAAAGCGGGAGGAGAAATGAGCAAAGGAGGAAAGTTTCATATGCCCTCTGTTGATATTTCGCttcctaaaatgaaaacaaaaggtcCAGAGATAAATATTGAAACGCCTGACATTAAAGGTGGAAAAGTCACCATCCCAACTGTGGATGTTTCTCTTCCCAAAGTTGAAGGAGACCTGGTTCTTGGAGGCCCTGATGTCAAAGGAGCAAAGTTCAAAATGCCAACATTTAATGTTTCTTTACCAAAGGTTAGTCTTCCAGAGGGTGGTGTCAAAGTAAAAGGCCCAGAGCTCAAGGGAGGAAACATGGAAATTCCAGACATCAGTATCTCACTTCCCAAAGGAAAAGTTGAGGATGGTGTTGATCTTGAGGGCCCTGATGTCAAAGGAGGAAAGTTAAAAATTCCATCATTGGATGTTTCCTTACCAAAAGTCAACCTTCCAAAGGGTGATCCCATTTTGGAAGCACCAAAATTCAaaggaaaaatggaaatgccaagtgtggatatttcactTCCAAAAGGAAAAGTTGAGGGAGATATAGACATTGCAGGCGCTGACGTAAAAGGAGGAAAGTTCAAATTGCCAACATTTGATGTTTCTTTACCAAAGGTCAGTCTTCCAGAGGGTGGTGTCAAAGTAAAAGGCCCAGAGCTCAAGGGAGGAAAGATAGAAATTCCAGACGTCGATGTCTTGCTTCCCAAAGTTGAGGGAGATTTTGACATTAAAGGCCTTGATGCAAAAGGAGGAAAGTTCAAAATGCCAACGTTAGATATTTCTTTGCCAAAAGTCAATCTTCCAGAGGGTGGTGCTAAAATAAGAGGCCCAGAATTCAGTGGAGAGAAGATTAACATGCCAGACTTTCATATGTCACTTCCTGAAGGAAAAGCAGAAGGAGAAATAGGAATTGAAGGGCATAGTGCTAAAGGAGGAAAGTTTCACATGCCCTTTGTTGATATTTCTCTTCCTAAGTCAAAAATAAAAGGTCCAGGGATAACTATTGAAGGTCCTGACGTTAAAGGTACAAAAGTCACCATGCCAACAGTTGACGTTTCTACTCCCAAAATTGAGGGGGACCTGGATATTGAAGGCCCTGATGTTAAAGGAGGAAACATCAAAATGCCAACATTAGATGTTTCTTTACCAAAGGTCAATCTTCCAGAAGGTGGTGTCAAACTAAAAGGTCCAGAACTCAAAGGAAAGATGGAAATTCTAGACGTTGACGTCTCACTTCCAAAAGTTGAGGGAGGTGAAGGCCCTGATGTCAAAGGAGGCAGGTTTAAAATGCCCAAACTTGATGTTTCTTTCCCAAAAGTCAGTCTTCCAGAGGGTGGTGTCAAATTAAAAGGTCCAACACTCAAGGGAGGAAAGATGCAAGTTACAGACATCGATGTCTCTCGTCCCAAAGGAAAAGTTGAGGGTGGTGTTGAACTCGAAGGCCCAGACTTCAAAGGAGGAAAGTTCAAAATGCCATCGTTGGATGTTTCTTTACCAAACGTCAGACTTCCAGAGGGTGGTATTAAAATAAAAGGTCCAGATCTTGGGGGAAGGAAGACTGATTTGACAGACGTTGATGTCGCACTTCCCAAAGGAAAAGTAGAAGGAGAAATGGGAATTGAAGGACATTTAAGTAAAGGAGGAAAGTTCCATATGCCCTCTGTTGATATTTCTAttcctaaaataaaaacaaaaggtcCAGAGATAAATATTGAAGGCCCTGATGGTAAAGGCGGAAAAGTCACAGAACCAACGGTTGATGTTTCCATACTAAAAGTCAGTCTTCCGGGGGGGGGTCTTAAACTAAAAGGTCAAGAACTCAAGGGAGGAAAGATGGAAATACCAGACATTGATGTCTCACTTCCCAAAGCTGAGGGAGATTTTGATGTTGTCGGCCCTCAAGTCAAAGGAGGAAAGTTCAAAATACCAACATTTGATGTGTCTTTACCAAAAGTCAATCTTCCAGAGGGGGGAATCAAACTAAAAGGTCCAGAACTCAAAGGAGGGAGGATGGAAATTCCAGACATTGATGTCTCACTTCCCAAAGGAAAAGCTGAGGGTGCTGTTGAACTTAAAGGCCCTGATGTCAAGGGAGGAAAGTTCAAAATACCAACATTTGATGTTTCTTTACCAAAAGTCAATCTTCCAGAAGGGGGAATCAAACTAAAAGGTCCAGAACTCAAGGGAGGGAAGATGGAAATTCCAGACATTGATGTCTCACTTCCAAAAGTTGAGGGAGATCTTGACATTGAAGGCCCTGACGTCAAAGGACGAAAGTTCAAAATGCCAACGTTGGATGTTTCTTTACCAAAAGTCAATCTTCCAGAGGGTGGTGTCAAATTAAAGGGCCCAGATTTCGGTGGAGGGAAGATCGACATGCCAGACATTGATATGTCACTCCCTAAAGGAAAATTTGAAGGACAAACGGGGATTGAAGGGCATCTTGATAGAGGAGGAAAGTTTCATATGCCCTCTGTTGATATTTGTCTTCCAAAAATGAAAGCAACAGGCCcagaaataaatattgaaggcCCTGACGTCAAAGGTGTAAAACTTACCATGCCAACAGTTGATGTTTCTATTCCCAAAGCTGAGGGAGACCTGGATATTGAAGTCCCTGATGTCAAAGCAGGAAAGTTCAAAATGCCAACATTTGATGTTTCTGTACCAAAAGTCAATCTTCCAGAAGGTGGCCTCAAACTAAAAGGTCCAGAACTCAAAGGAAAGATGGAAATTCCAGATGTTGACGTCTTGCTTCCAAAGGTTGAGGGAGACATTAACATTGAAGGCTCTTATGTCAAAGGAGGTAGGTTTAAAATGCCCAAACTTGATGTTTCTTTACCAAAAGTCAATCTTCCAGAGGGTGGTGTCAAACTAAAGGGTCCAACACTCAAGGGAGGAAAAATGCAAGTTCCAGACATCGATGTCTCTCTTCCCAAAGGAAAAGTTGAGGGTGGTGTTGAACTCGAAGTCACGGACATGAAGGGAGGGAAGTTCAAAATGCCATCGCTGGATGTTTCTTTACCAAACATAAATCTTCCAGAGGGTGGTATTACAATAAAAGGTCCAGACCTTGAGGGAAGGAAGATTGACATGCCAGACATCGATGTGTCATTTCCCAATGACAAAGCAGGAGCGGAAATAGGAATTGAAGGAGGAGGGAAGTTTCATATGCCCTCTGTTGATATTTGTCttcccaaaatgaaaacaaaaggtcCAGAGATAGATATTGAAGCTCCTGACATTAAAGGTAGAAAAGTCACCATGCCAACGGTTGATGTTTCGCTCCCTAAAATTAAATCTCCAGAAGTAGATGTCAGTTTGGAGGGTCCTGATGTAAAAGGTGGAAAAGTCACCATCCCAGCAATGGCTAGAATGACAGGAGAAAGTGCAGGTTCAGGTTCTCTTAAACGTGGCACAGTCAAACTTCCAACTGTTGACATCTCCGCTCCGAAGGTGGATCTTGACTTTGGCCTCACCAAACCAAAAGGTGACGATGTGGAAGTGGCGCTTCTAAAAGCAGAGGGAAGCAGGCCTTCTTCTGGGGGAAGTTTTGATTTGCCTAATGTCTCTCTCAAAGTCCCCAGTTTTACTCTTCCCAGGTTTAGTGGAAAGTCCAAGGCTGGTCATTTGGAGGCATCGGGACAAAGCTGTGAGGGTGACATTTCTCTCAGAGCGCCATCCATGGAGTTGGGTTTGGACAGCAAAGACCAGGGGAAAAAAGCTAAACTCAAAAAGCCCTCCTTTGGAATATCCAAAACAGATGCAGATGTGTCTGTGTCTTGTCCTGAATTagatgtcaatttaaaaaagggggGGATTGACATTCCGAAACCAGATACCAATGTTGACGTGGAAGGGAAAGGTCGTTTCCATGCACCTGATATCACTATCAAACTCCCAAAGTTCTCCATGCCGGGATTTGTTTCAAAAGATGGAACTTTGGGAAGGCCCAGTAGTGACCGTGAAGCTCAGGCCAAGGCCAAAATGCCCTCAGTTGAGCTATCACTTCCTGCCACTAAAACACCAGAAATGGAGGTTCTTCTCCCCAAAGCAGAGGTGGACGTATCAGAGGGTGACATCCGAACCTATGAGGGAGACCTGAAAATTCCCAAAAGGCCTGTGATTGATGTGTCTGCGCCCAAAGTAGACCTGGCTGTGCCACTTGAGTCCAGTTATGAGAGAGAAGGAACGAAATTCAAGGTGCCCGATTTGGACTTATCCCGACTGAAAGGAAAAATCAGCAGAATGCCGAAAAGCAAATCTTCAAAGATTGAAGCACCAGAAGTTAAACTCAAAATGCAGTCAATAGACATTTCAATTCCCAAGGCACCAGATGTTGACCTTCACGGAGATGGAAGAGTTGACTTTAACATGCCACATGCCAACATTGACCTTCCGGAAGCAACAACACCAAAGACAGACATATCCATCCCCAAAGACAAAGTTGGTTTGCATGTGAAGGGAGAGCATTCAGGTCTGAAACTGAAGATGCCAAGACTGGATATCCAGGGTCCAAAAGGAGACCTGGAGCTGGACTTGCGTTTTCGGAGAGGAGAGGGCAGGATGGAAGTATCTGATTTAGAAACCAACAGCAAAGTCAAAGGGCCCAAAGTCAAGGGAACAAAGTTCAATATTGGAatgccaaaaaagaaaaatggtggcGGTGTAAAGGTTGAGCAGGACATTGAGATTATTCAGCCTGGAATCTATGGTCCGACATCCTCAAGTCACAACGGACACAAAGAGGTAAATATTAATGTCCAAATGCCAAGTGTTACGTTACCAAGTGTAAGTGTGACCAGCAAACAAGGCTCAGCAGAATGTGGCCTCCCGTCATCATCAAGTACAGTCCCCAGGATTCCAGACATAGACTTTGATATTGGCACAGCACAGGACGAAGACGAGGACAAACTGGGCAAGAAGATAAAAATCCCCAAGTTTGGTGTCCCTCTACCTTCCCTGTCCTCCCCAGAAGGGAGGATGGAGATATGTGGCCCGCAGCTCAAATACGAGGGTCCCAAAGTCCCCAAAGTAAAGaaagcagtttttgttttagtaAATCCACCTCAAACCGACGATGTGACTCTAAATACAGGTGATGCCAAGGTAAAGATTCCAACACTCCAAACAAAGTCCATAGAAACATCTGTTGACACACCTGGAATGTCAGCGTGTGCGAGTTCATTAAGGTCAGCTGACCTCACGCTCAAGCCGGAAGGTCCAAGTTCAAGGTTCCACTTTGAAAAAGAGGCAAGTCCTCACAAGGGAGCAGCAGCGAGTGCAAAAGTCAAACTTCCAAAGGTGGAATTCACTTCTCCTTATGGCAAGAAAACTGCAGGTCACGCCAACTTGGAAATGACAACCAGACTAGACACACCTTCATTTTCAGGAGAAGACCCAAAAGGGCTCCAAATAAAACCTGGCAAGGTTTCATTTGAAGGTTTCGTTGAGTCCTCCTCAAAAGAAGTTGTCTCACAGCACTCCAGAACGGAAAGGTTGGACGGGGACAGCTCGGGATCGCCAGCTGGTTTTACCATGGAGTTCAGCTCGATGAAGGTCCGAACCTGGGGTGAGGGAGATACCAAAGGAGAACCCCAAGGGAGAGAGTCTCCCCCATGGTTCAAGGTCCCCAAGTTCACCCTGAAACCACACTCTACAG GCTTCCTCCAGATCACGCCGGAGGGATCTCCTCGGGCACAGCGGCGAGGGGAGCTGGGAGGCGAGGCCGACGTCTCGGGCTCCTTCTGCCCGCACGCTTCCGACGTCACCGCAAGCGACGTGTCCTCACCGGTGGGAGGAGGCTCGGTTACCATGGTGACCAAGACCACCAGGACGACACGGCGCGCCACGTCGGCCGCGACGCCAGCGGGCGACTCGGCGGTGACCGCTCACCCGCCGTCAGATCTCTGA